One window of Aspergillus oryzae RIB40 DNA, chromosome 3 genomic DNA carries:
- a CDS encoding C2H2 zinc finger protein (predicted protein), with amino-acid sequence MSDQMQVDSHSTSGNTADAFGTADNSTSLMNTSTVASPGPIEDSASQDGDRPRQRDEMDLQDASNKSFSYPMPTAGLGDPRRGLSLPGSGFNKAGQRSPSAKKHRCPYCSTEFTRHHNLKSHLLTHSQEKPYVCQTCQSRFRRLHDLKRHTKLHTGERPHICPKCGRRFARGDALARHNKGQGGCAGRRASMGSYAPEDEYGDAGGHPGAEDTMDGLVYAEPERMDEEDERRMSMPSIKKHDIPTESITRSNTANSYQPRQPSTYPPIAAGRPSPGGLFPPPASHGGSSASASPISQPGNLTFPPPGQHSGASIFQPSNVTESPKPLSPNALPSHQLGHGPELHRAHSPGMSQSFQQQSYNRSGSSQASVANHTAGSLGLPPPQPGAPQLPPPPGMNTSDSRFTIHPQGSVQPPPAATKHTPSHSHSSNHNGPLASKPGPEVTANNNGHLPGPHDSNYADQNREREDKLWAYIRSVHEELAGLKTEVPHNLRLSRALWVQANGIRLMMMTVDYLLDI; translated from the exons ATGTCCGATCAGATGCAGGTCGATTCGCATTCGACTTCAGGCAATACGGCGGATGCCTTTGGAACGGCAGATAACAGCACGTCCCTTATGAATACCTCCACAGTTGCAAGTCCGGGCCCAATAGAAGATTCGGCTTCACAGGATGGGGATCGTCCACGTCAAAGGGATGAAATGGACTTGCAGGATGCAAGTAACAAGTCCTTCTCTTACCCTATGCCGACGGCAGGTCTCGGTGATCCCCGTCGTGGCCTGAGCTTACCAGGCTCTGGATTCAATAAAGCTGGCCAGCGATCACCATCGGCTAAAAAGCACCGTTGCCCATACTGTTCTACCGAATTCACAAGGCATCATAATCTCAAAAGCCACCTTCTTACCCATAGTCAAGAGAAACCGTACGTGTGCCAGACTTGCCAATCACGCTTCCGAAGACTTCACGACTTGAAAAGACACACAAAACTCCACACCGGAGAGCGTCCACACATCTGCCCCAAATGCGGGCGTCGATTTGCTCGTGGAGACGCTCTCGCTCGACATAATAAAGGGCAAGGTGGATGCGCCGGTCGTCGGGCGAGCATGGGAAGTTACGCTCCTGAAGATGAATACGGCGACGCTGGTGGTCATCCAGGTGCGGAGGATACGATGGATGGCCTCGTCTATGCAGAGCCCGAGCGtatggatgaagaggacgaacGTCGCATGAGCATGCCGAGCATTAAAAAGCATGATATTCCCACAGAGTCGATCACACGATCCAATACCGCAAATAGTTATCAACCGCGGCAGCCGAGCACTTATCCCCCGATTGCCGCTGGCAGGCCATCTCCAGGGGGCCTTTTCCCGCCTCCTGCGAGTCATGGCGGCTCCAGCGCATCAGCGTCCCCCATCTCGCAGCCCGGTAACTTGACATTTCCACCTCCTGGCCAGCATTCCGGAGCCTCAATATTCCAACCATCAAATGTCACCGAAAGCCCAAAGCCACTTTCACCCAATGCACTACCTTCGCACCAGCTCGGCCATGGCCCTGAACTTCATCGCGCTCACTCTCCAGGCATGTCGCAGTCATTCCAGCAACAATCGTATAACAGGTCGGGGTCTTCTCAGGCATCTGTTGCAAATCATACCGCCGGTAGCTTAGGCCTTCCCCCGCCACAGCCTGGTgctcctcagcttcctccaccGCCTGGAATGAATACCTCAGATTCTCGCTTTACAATTCACCCTCAGGGCTCTGTGCAACCACCACCGGCCGCTACGAAACATACCCCATCCCACAGCCATTCTAGCAACCATAACGGGCCTCTGGCGTCCAAACCAGGTCCGGAGGTGACCGCAAATAATAATGGGCATCTTCCAGGACCACATGACTCCAATTATGCTGATCAGAATCGTGAGCGAGAGGATAAGTTATGGGCATATATCCGTTCTGTTCATGAAGAACTAGCAGGATTGAAGACCGAA GTGCCACACAACCTCAGGTTGAGCCGAGCACTGTGGGTGCAAGCCAACG GCATccggttgatgatgatgactgtTGATTATCTTCTTGACATATAA
- a CDS encoding uncharacterized protein (predicted protein) has product MSSYLRLAPNPFTILPFHPSLDNVQSRYPPHGFQGFILADADSFLASVSTTFHKQRRPRHSPPATAPVYVSSRTIRNAHKEEFWVCRKSVHQNAPVDGSASWEEFQSGLKENHTKNEMEYTPSVTGVERLLDWPREREIEGGWQEVDMSENRSDFCWSLLGY; this is encoded by the exons ATGTCTTCCTATCTCCGCCTCGCTCCAAACCCTTTTACTAttctccctttccatccatcccttgacaatgtccaaTCTCGTTACCCACCCCACGGATTTCAAGGCTTCATTTTGGCAGACGCCGACTCTTTCCTAGCCTCAGTCTCGACTACATTCCATAAACAGCGAAGGCCTCGTCACTCACCGCCAGCCACCGCCCCAGTCTATGTCTCTTCCCGTACCATCCGGAATGCCCATAAAGAGGAGTTCTGGGTCTGTCGCAAGAGTGTCCACCAAAATGCGCCGGTGGACGGGTCAGCGTCTTGGGAGGAGTTCCAGTCCGGTTtaaaagaaaaccatacGAAGAATGAAATGGAGTACACCCCCAGTGTGACAGGGGTAGAGCGATTGTTGGATTGGCCGCGAGAGAGGGAAATCGAAGGCGGCTGGCAGGAGGTTGACATGTCTG AGAATAGATCCGATTTCTGCTGGTCGCTACTTGGATACTAG
- a CDS encoding Stk19 family serine/threonine-protein kinase (predicted protein), translating to MPLRITSAPVSGVKKSKKPSNTAFRSSPFASHARRKATAQSFTDVKPNDPSGGFEEEYGQGPLPDIGMSRYIPETTPVEDVIQAICHIKDNVFEDLPARTGMNSTRVAELLNHRRSLPPLASVAHVHTLLDAPTKVERDIMDFVNSGRIRRLIVPGRGNDAAGLGDCLVLSEDWERLVRDSSIGSHLKDKFLDVLSRPGIIVYGARPCWLSGLVVFGQWISRHNIASDLPTHTFIRKLGQ from the exons ATGCCCTTGCGCATCACCTCTGCTCCTGTTTCTGGGGtcaagaaaagtaagaaaccATCCAATACAGCGTTCCGCTCCTCTCCATTTGCTAGTCATGCTCGTCGTAAAGCTACCGCACAATCATTTACCGATGTCAAACCCAATGACCCCAGTGGCGGATTTGAGGAAGAGTATGGCCAAGGGCCACTTCCGGATATTGGAATGTCACGATACATCCCAGAGACTACTCCGGTCGAGGATGTTATTCAGGCAATATGTCACATCAAGGATAATGTTTTTGAGGACCTTCCCGCTCGAACAGGCATGAACAGCACCCGTGTCGCCGAGTTATTGAATCATCGTCGGTCACTGCCACCCCTCGCCTCGGTAGCCCACGTCCATACGTTACTGGATGCACCAACGAAGGTGGAGAGAGATATAATGGACTTTGTAAATTCTGGTCGAATCCGCCGATTAATTGTTCCGGGCAGAGGAAATGACGCTGCTGGGTTAGGGGATTGCTTAGTTCTCTCTGAGGACTGGGAAAGGCTTGTGCGAGACAGTTCTATAGGTTCCCATTTGAAAG ACAAGTTTTTGGACGTGCTCAGTCGACCCGGTATTAT AGTGTATGGCGCTCGTCCGTGCTGGCTTTCTGGTCTCGTCGTCTTCGGCCAATGGATCTCCCGGCATAATATCGCTTCCGACCTTCCCACCCACACCTTCATCCGGAAACTCGGCCAGTAG